One Halobacterium sp. DL1 DNA window includes the following coding sequences:
- a CDS encoding alkane monooxygenase: protein MDLSVVDLSPVPEGGTAADAYANTVEAAQQAERLGYSRFWVAEHHGMAERIAGTTPEVLLGHLAAETDSMRLGSGAVLLNHYSPFKVAEQFGALDGLAPGRIDAGLGRANASPASDRALGTERHVQNPDEDHAEKVEAVVNHLYDTYPDDHPYADLTIPHSGAETPVPWVLGSSPSSAKIAADLGLRYCFAAFIRPQFAVHTFEEYRERFQSSRLAGGTDEPDAMVAVNAVCAETDEQAARLRAVAEASYRRMKRGEVGTTPSVEEAIDELGGVPEPTPATLDDEEWPRAISGSPETLAGLLDQLADRVGVDEVMIQHVVADHEDALRSHELLAEGVGLDSR from the coding sequence ATGGACCTCTCTGTCGTCGACCTCTCTCCCGTCCCCGAGGGCGGCACTGCGGCCGACGCCTACGCGAACACGGTGGAGGCGGCCCAGCAGGCCGAGCGTCTCGGCTACTCGCGGTTCTGGGTCGCCGAACACCACGGGATGGCCGAGCGCATCGCGGGCACGACGCCCGAAGTCCTCCTCGGCCACCTCGCCGCCGAGACCGACTCGATGCGCCTCGGCTCGGGAGCGGTGTTGCTCAACCACTACAGCCCGTTCAAGGTCGCCGAGCAGTTCGGCGCGCTGGACGGCCTCGCGCCAGGGCGAATCGACGCTGGACTCGGACGAGCGAACGCGTCGCCGGCCAGCGACCGCGCGCTCGGCACGGAACGCCACGTCCAGAACCCCGACGAGGACCACGCCGAGAAGGTCGAGGCCGTCGTCAACCATCTCTACGACACCTACCCGGACGACCACCCCTACGCCGACCTGACGATTCCGCACTCCGGCGCCGAGACGCCGGTTCCGTGGGTGCTCGGGTCGAGTCCCTCCAGCGCGAAGATCGCGGCCGACCTCGGCCTGCGCTACTGCTTCGCGGCGTTCATCCGGCCCCAGTTCGCCGTCCACACGTTCGAGGAGTACCGCGAGCGGTTCCAGTCCTCGCGGCTCGCCGGTGGCACCGACGAGCCCGACGCGATGGTCGCGGTGAACGCGGTCTGCGCGGAGACGGACGAGCAAGCCGCGCGGCTGCGAGCGGTCGCAGAGGCGTCCTACAGGCGGATGAAACGCGGGGAGGTCGGAACCACGCCGTCGGTCGAGGAGGCCATCGACGAACTCGGCGGCGTCCCGGAGCCGACACCCGCCACCCTCGACGACGAGGAGTGGCCGCGCGCGATTTCGGGGAGTCCGGAGACGCTCGCCGGGCTGCTCGACCAGCTCGCCGACCGCGTCGGCGTCGACGAGGTGATGATACAGCACGTCGTCGCCGACCACGAGGACGCGCTCCGCTCCCACGAACTGCTGGCGGAAGGCGTCGGACTCGACTCTCGGTAA
- a CDS encoding transcriptional regulator has protein sequence MPRNEYQASLDELRANVQQLGDLVLERLDRGLYALEHDDEAVAQQVVDGDDAVNRLYLDLEADCIDLFALQQPVASDLRFVAASFKILTDLERVGDLAANLVRYALAADGRRVWDVDVHDIGVDARALVADALDAYATGDAAACHEIAERDDDIDALCQRASERVVRDLIEREAAGDGPWSAEEVLDDVSTLLLTIRDLERVADHGVNVAARTLYLVENDAALVY, from the coding sequence ATGCCACGAAACGAGTACCAGGCCTCCCTCGACGAACTCCGCGCAAACGTCCAGCAGCTGGGCGACCTCGTCCTGGAACGCCTCGACCGCGGGCTGTACGCGCTCGAACACGACGACGAAGCCGTCGCACAGCAGGTCGTCGACGGCGACGACGCGGTCAACCGACTTTACCTCGACCTCGAGGCGGACTGCATCGACCTGTTCGCGCTCCAGCAGCCGGTCGCGAGCGACCTCCGGTTCGTCGCGGCGTCGTTCAAGATTCTCACCGACCTCGAACGGGTCGGCGACCTCGCGGCGAACCTCGTGCGCTACGCGCTCGCGGCGGACGGCCGGCGCGTCTGGGACGTGGACGTCCACGACATCGGAGTCGACGCCCGCGCACTGGTCGCAGACGCCCTCGACGCGTACGCGACCGGGGACGCCGCCGCGTGCCACGAAATCGCCGAACGGGACGACGACATCGACGCGCTCTGCCAGCGCGCGAGCGAACGCGTCGTCCGCGACCTCATCGAGCGTGAGGCGGCGGGCGACGGCCCGTGGAGCGCCGAGGAAGTGCTCGACGACGTCTCCACGCTGTTGCTCACGATACGCGACCTCGAGCGCGTGGCCGACCACGGGGTCAACGTCGCTGCCCGCACGCTCTACCTCGTGGAGAACGACGCGGCGCTGGTCTACTGA
- a CDS encoding phosphate ABC transporter ATP-binding protein (ATP-binding protein; PstABCS is an ATP dependent phosphate uptake system which is responsible for inorganic phosphate uptake during phosphate starvation): MSNTQTNHGPTQHAQPSTTSGETAEDVREEWTEYGFEGDAKLSVEDLNVHYGDDHALRDIAIDVPEESVTALIGPSGCGKSTFLRCLNRMNDRIDSARVEGSVELDGQELYDSDVNLVELRKRVGMVFQAPNPFPKSIRDNIAYGPRKHGDMDTGLVARLLGRDDSDAEAELVERSLRQAALWAEVSDRLGDNALGLSGGQQQRLCIARCLAVDPEVILMDEPASALDPIATAKIEDLIEELAEEYTVVIVTHNMQQAARISDQTAVFLTGGELVEYGETDQIFEHPQSQRVEDYITGKFG, translated from the coding sequence ATGAGTAACACCCAGACGAACCACGGCCCCACTCAGCACGCACAGCCATCGACGACCAGCGGCGAGACCGCAGAGGACGTCCGCGAGGAGTGGACGGAGTACGGCTTCGAGGGCGACGCCAAACTCTCCGTCGAGGACCTGAACGTCCACTACGGCGACGACCACGCGCTTCGGGACATCGCCATCGACGTCCCCGAGGAGAGCGTGACGGCGCTCATCGGTCCCTCTGGCTGCGGGAAGTCGACGTTTCTCCGCTGTCTCAACCGGATGAACGACCGCATCGACAGCGCCCGCGTCGAGGGGTCGGTCGAACTCGACGGCCAGGAACTGTACGACAGCGACGTGAACCTCGTCGAGTTGCGCAAGCGCGTCGGGATGGTGTTCCAGGCGCCCAACCCGTTCCCGAAGTCCATCCGAGACAACATCGCCTACGGCCCGCGCAAGCACGGCGACATGGACACTGGCCTCGTCGCCCGCCTGCTCGGGCGCGACGACAGCGACGCGGAGGCCGAACTCGTCGAGCGCTCGCTCCGGCAGGCCGCGCTCTGGGCGGAGGTGAGCGACCGCCTCGGCGACAACGCGCTCGGCCTCTCCGGCGGCCAGCAGCAGCGACTCTGCATCGCGCGCTGTCTCGCGGTCGACCCCGAGGTCATCCTGATGGACGAACCCGCCTCCGCGCTCGACCCCATCGCGACCGCGAAGATCGAGGACCTCATCGAGGAACTCGCCGAGGAGTACACCGTCGTCATCGTCACCCACAACATGCAGCAGGCCGCGCGAATCAGCGACCAGACCGCCGTCTTCCTCACGGGCGGCGAACTCGTCGAGTACGGCGAGACCGACCAGATATTCGAGCACCCGCAGAGCCAGCGGGTCGAGGACTACATCACCGGCAAGTTCGGGTGA
- a CDS encoding phosphate ABC transporter permease yields MSNVRRSELSTATSATGELVATAVLGAAFLAFVASWLLIFQWVDETAVYVGIRVLDLLGGVLVVLGVGVAGVGVGSRLGYVDTTPSATAGATVGVVFGLLWAVLGGVLGTLVLGNAVLAWLPVAVVFGGLGLLASVLPREDVGSTVPVAVVLGLLGAAIGVGGLDAGWTWAPAWSSAVFPGSELVPLLVVFGSLLGAWSAAKARAGFGATGRQAGAFYLVRTMVFGMLGVLALLVGFIVVNGVDTMLTGAGLGGHLAVPVVGVTLPWVEFPFLLNDTGGLFVEIPGVLPAVVGTLWLVFGAVLFAVPLGVGTAVFLTEYAERERVTQIVEVATNGLWSTPSIVFGLFGLAFLVPRISGGNSIFVGQLVLGFMLLPLVLITSREAILAVPDDHRGASAALGVTKWETIRSVVVPAAMPGTITGVILGVGRIAGETAPLLLVFGGAPYPNSTPDVIGAFEFSAQPPFVTNDVLLSPASALPYQLYSTITAGVFPKDVFTNAEFGWGTALVLLLVVVGLYAVGVASRLYFRRRLHQ; encoded by the coding sequence GTGAGCAACGTCCGACGCTCCGAACTGTCCACCGCCACGTCGGCCACCGGCGAACTGGTCGCCACGGCGGTGCTCGGCGCCGCGTTCCTCGCGTTCGTCGCGTCGTGGCTGCTCATCTTCCAGTGGGTCGACGAGACGGCGGTCTACGTCGGCATTCGCGTCCTGGACCTGCTGGGCGGCGTGCTCGTCGTCCTCGGCGTCGGCGTCGCGGGCGTCGGCGTCGGGTCGCGGCTCGGCTACGTCGACACGACGCCGTCGGCGACGGCCGGCGCGACGGTCGGCGTCGTCTTCGGACTGCTGTGGGCCGTCCTCGGCGGCGTCCTCGGCACGCTCGTGCTCGGGAACGCCGTGCTCGCGTGGCTCCCGGTGGCGGTCGTGTTCGGTGGTCTCGGGCTGCTCGCGTCGGTGTTGCCACGCGAGGACGTCGGCTCCACCGTCCCCGTCGCGGTCGTCCTGGGGCTGCTCGGCGCGGCCATCGGAGTGGGCGGCCTCGACGCCGGCTGGACGTGGGCGCCCGCGTGGTCCTCCGCGGTGTTCCCCGGCAGCGAACTCGTCCCCCTGCTCGTCGTCTTCGGGTCGCTGCTCGGGGCGTGGAGCGCGGCGAAAGCCAGGGCGGGCTTCGGCGCGACGGGGCGTCAGGCGGGCGCGTTCTACCTCGTCCGCACGATGGTGTTCGGGATGCTCGGCGTGCTCGCGCTGCTCGTCGGGTTCATCGTCGTGAACGGCGTCGACACGATGCTCACCGGCGCCGGCCTCGGCGGCCATCTCGCGGTCCCCGTGGTCGGCGTGACGCTCCCCTGGGTCGAGTTCCCGTTCCTCCTGAACGACACGGGCGGGCTGTTCGTCGAGATTCCGGGCGTCCTCCCCGCGGTGGTGGGGACGCTCTGGCTGGTGTTCGGCGCGGTCCTCTTCGCCGTCCCGCTCGGCGTCGGCACGGCCGTCTTCCTCACGGAGTACGCCGAACGCGAGCGGGTCACGCAGATCGTCGAGGTGGCGACCAACGGCCTCTGGAGCACCCCGAGCATCGTCTTCGGGCTGTTCGGTCTGGCGTTCCTCGTGCCCCGTATCAGCGGCGGGAACTCCATCTTCGTCGGCCAGCTCGTCCTCGGATTCATGCTGCTCCCGCTGGTGCTCATCACGAGCCGGGAGGCCATCCTCGCGGTCCCGGACGACCACCGCGGCGCCAGCGCCGCGCTCGGCGTCACGAAGTGGGAGACCATCCGCAGCGTCGTTGTCCCGGCCGCGATGCCGGGCACCATCACGGGCGTCATCCTCGGCGTCGGCCGCATCGCCGGCGAGACGGCGCCGCTGCTGCTCGTCTTCGGCGGCGCCCCGTACCCGAACAGCACGCCCGACGTCATCGGCGCCTTCGAGTTCAGCGCGCAGCCCCCGTTCGTCACGAACGACGTCCTGCTGTCGCCCGCCAGCGCGCTCCCCTACCAGCTCTACTCGACCATCACGGCGGGCGTCTTCCCGAAGGACGTCTTCACCAACGCCGAGTTCGGCTGGGGGACCGCGCTCGTCCTCCTGCTCGTCGTCGTCGGCCTCTACGCCGTCGGCGTCGCCAGCCGCCTCTACTTCCGGCGGAGATTACACCAATGA
- a CDS encoding phosphate ABC transporter permease, translated as MIRQLRRRVEGLPGRLRGRVADSGERLTQGASDYRSRTADGAIAMHALVTVCVVATFALFLDGSQWTVVPVLGFLATLTVGWLRHQAEAAKALTFLTTVATVSILTLIVAFLLFRSEPIVRHMGLDLLTRTEAPLWTSNEGGVYSLAPMMVGTALTTVIATAIAAPLGVAGAVYVSEIASDRVREVVKPGIELMAGIPSITYGFIGLTIINQYFYAEFRTPTIGMYFSAGVVIGLMALPTVVTVAEDALSTVPESIKSGSLAMGSTQWQTTKSVTLPAGLSGVSAGVLLGVGRAMGETMAATVMLSHTKGFPSPVFDVFSNYGETLTTVIAFEGGNASGIHMSALFAGGVVLFGMVMVLSVASQYVEWRMHRKLGGDQQ; from the coding sequence ATGATTCGACAACTACGGCGGCGAGTGGAGGGACTCCCGGGGCGTCTCCGCGGACGCGTCGCGGACTCCGGCGAGCGGCTGACCCAGGGGGCCAGCGACTACCGGTCGCGGACTGCCGACGGCGCCATCGCGATGCACGCCCTCGTCACGGTCTGCGTCGTCGCGACGTTCGCGCTGTTCCTGGACGGATCGCAGTGGACTGTCGTCCCCGTCCTGGGATTCCTCGCGACGCTGACCGTCGGCTGGCTCCGCCACCAGGCGGAGGCCGCGAAGGCGCTGACGTTCCTCACGACCGTCGCGACCGTTTCGATACTCACACTGATCGTCGCCTTCCTCCTGTTCCGCTCGGAGCCCATCGTGCGCCACATGGGCCTCGACCTGCTGACGCGCACCGAAGCGCCGCTGTGGACGTCGAACGAGGGCGGCGTCTACTCGCTCGCACCGATGATGGTCGGCACCGCGCTGACGACGGTCATCGCCACCGCAATCGCCGCACCGCTGGGCGTCGCGGGCGCCGTCTACGTCAGCGAAATCGCCTCCGACCGCGTCCGCGAGGTCGTCAAGCCCGGCATCGAGTTGATGGCCGGCATCCCCTCGATCACGTACGGGTTCATCGGACTCACCATCATCAACCAGTACTTCTACGCCGAGTTCCGGACGCCGACCATCGGGATGTACTTCTCGGCCGGCGTGGTCATCGGGCTGATGGCGCTGCCGACGGTCGTCACCGTCGCCGAGGACGCGCTGTCCACGGTGCCCGAGTCCATCAAGAGCGGGTCGCTCGCGATGGGGTCGACGCAGTGGCAGACGACCAAGAGCGTCACCCTCCCCGCGGGCCTCTCGGGGGTCTCCGCGGGCGTCCTGCTCGGCGTCGGCCGCGCGATGGGCGAGACGATGGCGGCGACGGTGATGCTCTCGCACACCAAGGGGTTCCCGTCGCCCGTCTTCGACGTGTTCAGCAACTACGGGGAGACGCTCACGACCGTCATCGCGTTCGAGGGTGGCAACGCCAGCGGCATCCACATGAGCGCGCTGTTCGCGGGCGGCGTCGTGCTGTTCGGGATGGTGATGGTGTTGAGCGTCGCCTCCCAGTACGTCGAGTGGCGGATGCACCGCAAGCTCGGGGGTGACCAGCAGTGA
- a CDS encoding phosphate ABC transporter substrate-binding protein, whose product MTPDSERLSDLVSRRKFIATVGASGVAAVAGCSSGGGDDTTEESGDADTQTTDSGSDQETTAGEQSNQMDTSVLTADGSSTVFPITNTGGSYWNSNPEAGDGDYWPTEWAEEYGTDMRLADYFASQYGYEPTGERSNPPFRASIALSHSGTGVEGVMEGRVDIGDSSAPAEAELAGSDVSQATLDKFTDHVVGVDGQPIVVSREITDAGVESITIEELRAIYRQEITNWSEVGGPDRDILALGRAEGSGTDTAFRNNVFGDPNAPISPEQRFGQNQQLQQAIGQADNAIAYIALAFVEADGATPPIGLEIDGTRYEYGKNLGAQDYPLSRDLHAYTWEGTSRKEAAFTNFLLSDFGQEVFVSGNNYFQLPADRLATQREKVAASNYE is encoded by the coding sequence ATGACGCCTGACTCAGAGCGTCTGTCCGACCTGGTATCACGGCGGAAATTCATCGCGACGGTGGGGGCCTCGGGGGTTGCGGCAGTCGCGGGCTGTTCGAGCGGCGGTGGCGACGACACCACCGAAGAGTCCGGCGACGCGGACACACAGACCACCGACTCCGGGAGCGACCAGGAGACGACGGCGGGCGAGCAGTCGAACCAGATGGACACCAGCGTCCTGACGGCCGACGGCTCCTCGACGGTGTTCCCCATCACGAACACCGGCGGGAGCTACTGGAACTCCAATCCGGAGGCCGGCGACGGCGACTACTGGCCGACCGAGTGGGCCGAGGAGTACGGCACCGACATGCGCCTCGCGGACTACTTCGCGAGCCAGTACGGCTACGAGCCGACCGGCGAGCGCTCGAACCCGCCGTTCCGCGCGAGCATCGCGCTCAGCCACTCCGGGACGGGCGTCGAGGGCGTCATGGAGGGCCGCGTCGACATCGGCGACTCCAGTGCGCCAGCCGAGGCCGAACTCGCCGGCAGCGACGTCTCCCAGGCGACCCTCGACAAGTTCACCGACCACGTCGTCGGCGTCGACGGCCAGCCCATCGTCGTCAGCCGTGAAATCACCGACGCCGGCGTCGAGAGCATCACCATCGAGGAACTGCGCGCCATCTACCGCCAGGAGATCACGAACTGGTCGGAAGTCGGCGGACCCGACCGTGACATCCTCGCGCTCGGCCGCGCCGAGGGGTCGGGCACCGATACCGCGTTCCGCAACAACGTCTTCGGCGACCCGAACGCGCCCATCAGCCCCGAGCAGCGCTTCGGCCAGAACCAGCAGCTCCAGCAGGCCATCGGGCAGGCCGACAACGCCATCGCGTACATCGCGCTGGCGTTCGTCGAGGCCGACGGCGCCACGCCGCCCATCGGCCTCGAAATCGACGGCACCCGCTACGAGTACGGGAAGAACCTCGGCGCACAGGACTACCCGCTCTCCCGGGACCTCCACGCGTACACGTGGGAGGGCACCTCCCGGAAGGAGGCCGCCTTCACCAACTTCCTGCTGAGCGACTTCGGCCAGGAGGTGTTCGTCTCCGGGAACAACTACTTCCAGCTCCCGGCCGACCGCCTCGCGACCCAGCGCGAGAAGGTCGCCGCGTCGAACTACGAGTGA
- a CDS encoding NADH-binding protein codes for MHVLVTGATGFVGGRLVPELVAAGHDVRALVRDPSRYDPPEGVEVVRGDLLDSASLAGAFEGVDAAYYLVHSMGTGGDFAERDRRAARNFVDAADGTGVDRVVYLGGLGEDRDDLSPHLRSRREVEAVLADAAFDLTTLRAAVIVGAGSASFDLVIQLIDRLPVMVAPKWVRTPCQPIAVRDVVAYLVGVLDAPESAGETYEVGGPEVLSYQVMLERTAKLAGRRLFVVPVPVLSPTLSTYWVDLVTDVPRSVAHPLIHGLKNPVVVSDDSIRDVVDVELTPFDEAARAALDGYGVPVDD; via the coding sequence GTGCACGTACTCGTCACGGGCGCGACGGGCTTCGTCGGCGGCCGTCTCGTCCCGGAACTCGTCGCGGCCGGCCACGACGTCCGGGCGCTCGTCCGCGACCCCTCGCGGTACGACCCGCCCGAGGGCGTGGAGGTCGTCCGGGGTGACCTGCTGGATTCGGCGTCGCTGGCCGGCGCTTTCGAGGGAGTCGACGCCGCCTACTACCTCGTCCACTCGATGGGCACCGGCGGGGACTTCGCCGAACGGGACCGCCGCGCCGCCCGGAACTTCGTCGACGCCGCGGACGGCACCGGAGTCGACCGTGTCGTCTACCTCGGCGGTCTCGGCGAGGATCGGGACGACCTCTCCCCGCACCTCCGCTCGCGCCGCGAAGTCGAGGCCGTCCTCGCCGACGCGGCGTTCGACCTGACGACGCTGCGCGCCGCGGTCATCGTCGGCGCCGGCAGCGCGAGCTTCGACCTGGTGATCCAGCTCATCGACCGCCTCCCCGTGATGGTGGCGCCGAAGTGGGTGCGAACGCCCTGTCAGCCGATAGCAGTGCGGGACGTGGTCGCCTACCTGGTCGGCGTCCTCGACGCGCCCGAGAGCGCCGGCGAGACGTACGAGGTCGGCGGCCCCGAGGTACTCTCCTACCAGGTGATGCTGGAGCGCACGGCGAAGCTAGCGGGCAGACGCCTCTTCGTCGTCCCGGTCCCCGTGCTCTCCCCGACGCTCTCGACGTACTGGGTCGACCTCGTCACGGACGTGCCCCGGAGCGTCGCCCACCCGCTCATCCACGGTCTGAAGAACCCTGTCGTCGTCTCCGACGACAGCATCCGGGACGTCGTCGACGTGGAGTTGACGCCGTTCGACGAGGCCGCGCGCGCAGCGCTCGACGGCTACGGGGTACCTGTCGATGACTGA
- a CDS encoding histidinol phosphatase — translation MVYADLHVHTDNSDGTLALAEVPAAAREAGVEAVAITDHDRLHPDLDDPVTERDGVELVNGIELRVDAGDQRLDLLGYGVTATDALAAETERIQRDRVERGRRIIENVEAELGVTLDVEPREGLGRPHVARSVVAHPDTEYDEIGSVFDDLIGDDGPCFVARDVPDFETGVDLLSEACGLVGLAHPLRYPDPEAALARCGVLDAVELHYPYDRPVGGDPADDGAALVRDAIEEHDLLATGGSDAHERTLGTAGLDREAYRAVRRRLP, via the coding sequence ATGGTCTACGCGGACCTCCACGTCCACACCGACAACTCGGACGGCACGCTGGCGCTCGCGGAGGTACCAGCCGCCGCCCGCGAGGCCGGCGTCGAGGCAGTCGCCATCACCGACCACGACCGCCTCCACCCCGACCTCGACGACCCCGTTACCGAGCGCGACGGCGTCGAACTCGTCAACGGCATCGAGCTCCGCGTGGACGCCGGCGACCAGCGCCTCGACCTGCTGGGCTACGGCGTCACCGCGACCGACGCGCTCGCCGCCGAGACCGAACGCATCCAGCGCGACCGCGTCGAGCGCGGCCGCCGCATCATCGAGAACGTCGAGGCCGAACTCGGCGTCACCCTCGACGTCGAACCCCGGGAGGGACTCGGCCGCCCGCACGTCGCCCGCAGCGTCGTCGCCCACCCCGACACGGAGTACGACGAGATTGGCTCCGTCTTCGACGACCTCATCGGCGACGACGGCCCCTGCTTCGTCGCCCGCGACGTCCCCGACTTCGAGACGGGCGTCGACCTGCTCTCCGAGGCCTGCGGCCTCGTCGGCCTCGCACACCCCCTGCGCTACCCGGACCCGGAGGCCGCGCTCGCGCGCTGTGGCGTCCTCGACGCGGTCGAACTCCACTACCCCTACGACCGGCCGGTCGGGGGCGACCCCGCGGACGACGGCGCCGCGCTCGTCCGCGACGCCATCGAGGAACACGACCTGCTCGCCACCGGCGGCAGCGACGCCCACGAGCGCACGCTCGGCACGGCCGGCCTCGACCGCGAGGCGTACCGGGCAGTGCGGCGCCGCCTCCCGTGA
- a CDS encoding ferredoxin codes for MAIDPQFTENREQVDTHKGHDVWGPVEEPEKLGIHGTHVAVDFDICLADGACLEDCPVDVFEWVDSPDHPESELKADPANESQCIDCMLCVDVCPVDAIDVDAGRT; via the coding sequence ATGGCTATCGACCCGCAGTTCACGGAGAACCGGGAGCAGGTGGACACCCACAAAGGGCACGACGTCTGGGGCCCCGTCGAGGAACCCGAGAAACTCGGCATCCACGGCACCCACGTCGCCGTCGACTTCGACATCTGTCTCGCCGACGGCGCTTGCCTGGAGGACTGCCCCGTCGACGTCTTCGAGTGGGTCGACTCCCCCGACCACCCGGAGAGCGAACTCAAGGCCGACCCCGCCAACGAGAGCCAGTGCATCGACTGCATGCTCTGCGTCGACGTCTGCCCCGTCGACGCCATCGACGTCGACGCCGGCCGAACGTAG
- a CDS encoding cupin produces the protein MRKVRLDDLDSRMGPADRSLPLTDALGVADAALNFYELAPGDSFAYGFHAHENQEEIFYVLDGTVTFRTLDDDVEVTAGEVVRFAPGEFQRGVNRGEERVRALAIGAPQDAGDTEILRECEECGGETTHELELADDRSEIRAVCEECGTVTGRFD, from the coding sequence ATGCGGAAAGTACGCCTCGACGACCTCGACTCCCGGATGGGGCCCGCCGACCGGAGCCTCCCGCTGACCGACGCGCTCGGCGTCGCCGACGCGGCGCTCAACTTCTACGAACTGGCGCCCGGCGACAGCTTCGCGTACGGCTTCCACGCCCACGAGAACCAGGAGGAGATATTCTACGTCCTCGACGGCACGGTCACGTTCCGTACGCTCGACGACGACGTCGAGGTGACGGCCGGCGAAGTCGTACGCTTCGCCCCGGGCGAGTTCCAGCGCGGCGTCAACCGCGGCGAGGAGCGCGTCCGCGCGCTCGCCATCGGCGCCCCGCAGGACGCCGGCGACACCGAGATCCTCCGGGAGTGCGAGGAGTGCGGGGGCGAGACGACCCACGAACTGGAACTCGCCGACGACCGCTCGGAGATCCGTGCGGTCTGCGAGGAGTGCGGGACCGTCACCGGCCGCTTCGACTGA
- a CDS encoding thiol-disulfide oxidoreductase produces MPDHPPRVVFDDDCGFCTWCANWAARHGDVETVGFQELTPDQLARLPNDWETCTHFLTDDAAYSCGEAVERALVYDFPALGPVFAVLCLIPGYDWLRERLYRFGADRRDWLGKVVRDDPPARD; encoded by the coding sequence ATGCCCGACCACCCGCCCCGGGTCGTCTTCGACGACGACTGCGGCTTCTGCACCTGGTGTGCGAACTGGGCTGCCCGCCACGGCGACGTCGAGACCGTGGGCTTCCAGGAGCTCACGCCCGACCAGTTGGCCCGCCTCCCCAATGACTGGGAGACCTGCACCCACTTCCTCACGGACGACGCGGCGTACTCCTGCGGCGAGGCCGTCGAACGCGCGCTCGTCTACGACTTCCCGGCCCTCGGCCCCGTCTTCGCCGTCCTCTGCCTGATTCCCGGCTACGACTGGCTCCGCGAGCGGCTCTACCGCTTCGGCGCCGATCGCCGGGACTGGCTCGGGAAGGTCGTCCGCGACGACCCGCCAGCGCGGGACTGA
- a CDS encoding acyl-CoA dehydrogenase produces MLDYVGLEADLTAEERLIRDTAREFVAENVQPDVGEHFVEGTFPTELIPEMGELGFYAPNLDGYGLPGVGEKAYGLLMQELEACDSGLRSMASVQGALVMYPIHAFGSEEQKERWLPALGAGEAVGCFGLTEPEHGSNPSAMETRAERAGGHAGDEYVLNGSKTWITNSPISDVAVVWAKDASEDGTVRGFLVETDRDGVTTNKIDDKLSLRASITGEISLQNVRVPQENRLPGVEGMKGPLSCLTQARYGIAWGAVGAARDCFETARQYATDREQFGKPIGGFQMQQQKLAEMATQITTSQLLAHRLADLKERGDLRPQHVSMAKRNNVRMARDQARVAREMLGGNGITTDYPPMRHMANMETVYTYEGTHDIHTLILGEDLTGIPAYE; encoded by the coding sequence ATGCTCGACTACGTGGGTCTGGAGGCAGACCTGACCGCCGAAGAGCGGCTCATCCGCGACACCGCCCGCGAGTTCGTGGCGGAGAACGTTCAGCCGGACGTCGGCGAACATTTCGTCGAGGGGACGTTCCCGACCGAACTCATCCCCGAGATGGGCGAACTCGGCTTCTACGCGCCGAACCTCGACGGCTACGGGCTGCCCGGCGTCGGCGAGAAGGCCTACGGCCTCCTGATGCAGGAACTGGAAGCCTGCGACTCGGGGCTGCGCTCGATGGCGAGCGTGCAGGGCGCCCTCGTCATGTACCCCATCCACGCCTTCGGCAGCGAGGAGCAGAAGGAGCGCTGGCTGCCGGCCCTCGGCGCCGGCGAAGCCGTCGGCTGCTTCGGCCTCACCGAACCCGAACACGGCTCGAACCCCTCCGCGATGGAGACCCGCGCCGAACGTGCCGGTGGGCACGCAGGCGACGAGTACGTCCTGAACGGCTCGAAGACGTGGATTACGAACTCCCCCATCTCGGACGTCGCGGTGGTCTGGGCGAAGGACGCCTCCGAGGACGGCACCGTCCGGGGCTTCCTCGTGGAGACCGACCGCGACGGCGTCACGACGAACAAGATCGACGACAAGCTCAGCCTCCGGGCCTCCATCACGGGCGAGATCAGCCTCCAGAACGTTCGCGTCCCCCAGGAGAACCGTCTGCCGGGCGTCGAGGGGATGAAGGGACCGCTGTCCTGTCTCACGCAGGCCCGCTACGGTATCGCCTGGGGCGCCGTCGGCGCCGCCCGTGACTGCTTCGAGACTGCGCGCCAGTACGCCACCGACCGCGAGCAGTTCGGCAAGCCCATCGGCGGCTTCCAGATGCAACAGCAGAAGCTCGCCGAGATGGCGACCCAGATTACGACGAGCCAGCTGCTCGCCCACCGCCTCGCGGACCTCAAGGAGCGCGGCGACCTCCGCCCGCAGCACGTCTCGATGGCCAAGCGCAACAACGTCCGGATGGCCCGCGACCAGGCCCGCGTCGCCCGCGAGATGCTCGGCGGCAACGGCATCACCACGGACTACCCGCCGATGCGCCACATGGCGAACATGGAGACCGTCTACACGTACGAGGGCACCCACGACATCCACACCCTCATCCTCGGCGAGGACCTCACCGGCATCCCGGCCTACGAGTAG